The following nucleotide sequence is from Novipirellula galeiformis.
TGCTGAAACGGAACCGGGCTTGCGTCTGGCCGTGGAAACTCGAACCAATCTCAGGGAAAACCAACTGGACGGTTTTGGATTCGGCAAAGCCGACGATTGTCTCGGGGGTCGCCAGAGCGCGTTCGGTTTGGTTATCAAACACGCCGTCGCCATTGAAATCGATCCATCCGTGCAGTGTGGCCGGGGCGTCTGTCCGATTCGTTACAACGACGCTCACCTCCGGCTGACTGCCATGAGTCACGTTCAGATCGAAGTGGGGGTTGCGCAAACCATCGTCTTTCAGCCGATCCGGTGTGCCCTCGCTCGGACGCCCCATGAAGATTCTCGCATCGATCGTGTGCCGAGGTCCGTTATCCACCAGCGACGTCTGGTAATCCCCAGGGCCCGTGCCGACGCCGAAATCCGGCGCATCACCGAAATCCATGGCCAACAGGTGACGGTCCTCCAGACGTTCAATGCCGACGCGGCGGTGCGTCGATCGCAACGCTGCGGATAGCTGACGGCGAGACGTTTTGCGGTGCTGGGTACGGCGACGCGAGATGGAGACGCGTTGGGTAGATCGCTTCGAAAACATGCGGGCCATCGTCGTATATAGGGTGAGGCGTTTTGTTCGGTGGGTTGCTTCGGGGCCTGCGTCAGGCCACAGCACGACGACACATCCCGCTACTACATTGGGCGTAGAGATCAGCGGAAACCGGAAAATTAAATCCGTAAACTTGAAAGCTGACTGTCTCACCACTAGGATGTCTGCATCTCGCCGAGATGCGATGGGGGTGCGGTGGACACCCGGCTAGGCGGCTAGGATCTCGCGGCCGAGCCGTTGCCGCGTTACCCAACGCTTGAAAGTTGACAGACACAGACCTGCGGGAGCCCCATCCGATGCCCTCTACGATTCGCGATCCCCATAGGAGCATTCCCACCGACGGCGGTGGCGAGTGTTTTGACGTGGAATTAATTGAGCGATTGCTGCCGCAATTGTCCCGGATCGCTAAGCGCTCCATTGCTCGCCAGTGGCAGGCGAAAGTCGCTGTGTCCGACATTGTCCAGGACACGTTCATGGAAGCGACACAAACCCTGCCCGACTTTTCAGGGTCCACCATCGGTGAATTTAATGAATGGCTGCGGGCGATTCTGACCAACAACCTGCGAGATGCGCGTCGCAAGTATGTCGATACTCAGAAACGATCGATCGACCGTGAGCAACCACTGAATCGACTTTCTGCACCAACGCTTTCCGCCACTGATCCGTCTCCCAGTCGAGTTGCCGAGTCGAATGAGTTCGATCGCGAATTGCACTGTGCCATCCAAGGACTGGCTCCCACGGACCGCCAGATTTTAGCGTTACGCTGCCAGCAAAAACGGACGTTCGCGAAAATTGGAGATCAATTGAAGATGAAAGAAGACACGGTACGAAAACGGTGGGGTCGAATTTTAAGCGCGCTGCATCGACGCCTGCAAAGCTTCGATTCGCGAGCTTTCTCAAGACATCCATGATCTGCCTGCGGCAGGAAGCCCATGAATAAATTTCGCGATCCTGATCCGGGAAGGCCACACGATGGCGTGGACCTTCCGGAGTTAGACGAATCCTTTCAGCTACTCGCCGCCGCGGCGACTGCCGAAGAACTGGAAATGGTCGCCGAGCAACTCGGCGGTGACCAGGCGGCGTTACTAAAACGGCTCGCCAAACACTTCTCCAAATCCCCTGCTGATCCCGCGGTTGCCGCGGATGGACATGCCATTCCCGATCGTGTGGGCCGCTTTACCATCCTTCGCGAAATCGGCAGCGGTGGTTTCGGTGTCGTCTATCTTGCTCGTGACGAAACGATCGGGCGCGAGGTGGCGGTTAAACTTCCGCGACGCGATCTAATACGGGATACGCTGCGACGGCAACAGTTGGTTCACGAAGCTCGCACGGCGGGGGCATTGGAACACCCGAATATTATCCCCGTCTATGAAAGCGGAACCGACGGCGAAATGGTCTACATCGTTTCGGCGTACTGCGATGGTCCCGACTTAGCCAGCTGGCAATCCTTGCAACGCCAACAATCAACGTCGATCGAAGCGGCTGTGTTTGTCAGCAAGCTGGCCAACGCCGTAGCCTACGCCCATGCGCAAGGAGTCGTACACCGCGATATCAAGCCGAGCAATGTATTACTTGCACGTGAACCGAGCCTGACGGACTCCAACGAAGTCCATGACCCCAAGGCGTCAAATTCATCGTTGCCGTTGTCGAGGTATCAACCGCGATTGACCGATTTCGGACTGGCCCAACGGTCCGATGAGCCGATCACCGATACTCGCAGCAGCTTGATTGTTGGCACGCCCCTGTACATGGCGCCCGAACAATTGTTGCCCGACCTGGGGCCTGTCACCGCACAGACCGACATCTATTCGCTGGGTGTATTACTGGTCGAATTACTGATCGGCCAACCGATGTTGAGCGGCAAAACCTACATCGAAATTCTTTCCATTTTCCAAAACGAATCGCCTGCCTACAAGCAACTGGTGCCGATTCATATTCCGTCGGACCTGCGGACGATCATCATCAAGTGCCTGTCGAGAACGCCGGAGAACCGGTTTGTCTCCGCCGACGCGTTGGCGCAGGATCTGGACGCTTTCGTGGGCGGCCGCCCCGTATCGGCTCGCAATGCGACGTGGCTGAACCGAACCATCACATGGTGCCGCGACGCTAAACGGACGCGAGAAGCATGCCTGTTTACGCTCGCCGCAATCGCTTGCATGACCACATGGGTTTTGTATTCGCTCACGTTGGTATGGGGGCCGACATTTCCAGGGCAAGACGCCTGGGGCCCGACCGTCCAAGCGATGGCGATCGTCGGCATTATCAACGTTCCTATCGTGATATTCGCGTATTTAGGTCTCGGCCAACGTCTTTGGGCAATGAAAGTTGCGTTGGCTTGGTTGCTCGTTGGCAGCGTGATTGTGCCAGGGCTGGTGGTTGTCGGCGCTATAGGGCTTCTGGACCCGATCTATGGTCCCTATCCCTACTTCAGGAAAAGTTTTCACTCACTGATAATGCTGGTCGGATTCGCGCAAGTAATCTACCTAGCTGTAGGCCTCTACGCCCATCACTGGAATACCAAGCGACACGTCAGTTGGTAGCTCGCAAGCCTGAGCAATTCAACAGCAGATTTAGCCAGGAGCATCCGAAGCCGGAAAATTACCGACCGTAGCAAGTCGGCTACGGTCGTTGTTCATCTTGAGGATTCTCACTATGCGGTTTTGTGTTGCTCTGACGACTCTGCTGCTCTGCCTAGCTTGCCATTCGCTTCAGGCGGATGAAAAAGCTGCCATCGATGCTCTATTGACGTTCCCGCTGACCGATGCGGCTGTACCGCAAGAAGAGGTCGAACGATTTTGCGAACCGAAGGTCGCTCGTATCCTTGAGACGTGTTGGTTGAACAGTAGGAGTCGGCCGTTGGATAGTGGCAAGAAACCATGTTCGAGCATGTGATCTTTCGCGGCCAAACGCGACAGGTGCGGGACCAACCGACCGACATCGTCTGACAGGATGAAATCCAGGGCGGTCTGGGCTGTCGCATCCGGAAACTACGCTACCAAATCTTGCCGGGCCTATGGATTCCCGCACTGTTATACGAGCCGACCGAGATATCCGGCAAAGTCCCGGTGATCATGAACGTCAACCTTCACGACGATGAAGATGTCAAAGCCGCCCCGTCCAACCCGATGCGGTGCATTACCTAAGCCAAACGTGGGATGATGGTGCTGAGTGGCTGAGTGGCTGAGTGGCTGGGGGAGGGGGGAGGGGCCAGCTGCGTAGCGCTGGATTCGCACTCTACCGCATGAACCAATCGGATCTCTGCGGCACCAGCGGTACGCACCGA
It contains:
- a CDS encoding sigma-70 family RNA polymerase sigma factor, which encodes MPSTIRDPHRSIPTDGGGECFDVELIERLLPQLSRIAKRSIARQWQAKVAVSDIVQDTFMEATQTLPDFSGSTIGEFNEWLRAILTNNLRDARRKYVDTQKRSIDREQPLNRLSAPTLSATDPSPSRVAESNEFDRELHCAIQGLAPTDRQILALRCQQKRTFAKIGDQLKMKEDTVRKRWGRILSALHRRLQSFDSRAFSRHP
- a CDS encoding serine/threonine-protein kinase; translation: MNKFRDPDPGRPHDGVDLPELDESFQLLAAAATAEELEMVAEQLGGDQAALLKRLAKHFSKSPADPAVAADGHAIPDRVGRFTILREIGSGGFGVVYLARDETIGREVAVKLPRRDLIRDTLRRQQLVHEARTAGALEHPNIIPVYESGTDGEMVYIVSAYCDGPDLASWQSLQRQQSTSIEAAVFVSKLANAVAYAHAQGVVHRDIKPSNVLLAREPSLTDSNEVHDPKASNSSLPLSRYQPRLTDFGLAQRSDEPITDTRSSLIVGTPLYMAPEQLLPDLGPVTAQTDIYSLGVLLVELLIGQPMLSGKTYIEILSIFQNESPAYKQLVPIHIPSDLRTIIIKCLSRTPENRFVSADALAQDLDAFVGGRPVSARNATWLNRTITWCRDAKRTREACLFTLAAIACMTTWVLYSLTLVWGPTFPGQDAWGPTVQAMAIVGIINVPIVIFAYLGLGQRLWAMKVALAWLLVGSVIVPGLVVVGAIGLLDPIYGPYPYFRKSFHSLIMLVGFAQVIYLAVGLYAHHWNTKRHVSW